In one window of Hevea brasiliensis isolate MT/VB/25A 57/8 chromosome 10, ASM3005281v1, whole genome shotgun sequence DNA:
- the LOC110635436 gene encoding AP2-like ethylene-responsive transcription factor BBM2 — translation MNNWLGFSLSPQELPSQSNHHQDHSQNTSSLLGFQSDEISGSDVSGECFDLTSDSSAPSFNLPATFGIFEGFRNNQSQDWNMKALGMNPDAAYKTNSDLAMFMGTSRSSQNLDQNQEPKLENFLGGYSFANHEHKIPAGCNAMYKFQKCSLQQATPNDRISIGEDNNSINTGSNSSSIGLSMIKTWLRNQPAPTQQQEHKNNGGGAQSLSLSVSTGSQSGSPLPLLTANTGESNSNGGDHHSSTSSDNKQQQQQKTTIGLDSQTAAIEAVPRKSIDTFGQRTSIYRGVTRHRWTGRYEAHLWDNSCRREGQTRKGRQVYLGGYDKEEKAARAYDLAALKYWGTTTTTNFPISNYENELEEMKHMTRQEYIASLRRKSSGFSRGASIYRGVTRHHQHGRWQARIGRVAGNKDLYLGTFSTQEEAAEAYDIAAIKFRGLNAVTNFDMSRYDVNSILESSTLPIGGAAKRLKDAEQAEMTIDSHTTENDNMSSQLTDGISSYGIAQHPWPTVAFQQSHHQPFSMHYPYGQRLWCKQEQDTEANNHSFHHHQLQLGNTHNFFQPSVLHNLMSIDSSSMEHSSGSNSVMYSSVVGDGNSGGNGSNQGMGYGSSYAIPMVTTVIGSNDEEQNQGNGFGEVKVLGYENILGSSDPYRGRNLYYFSQQSAGGGVVKGISAFDQGSACNNWVPTAVPTLGPRSSNMAVCHGASTFTVWSDT, via the exons ATGAACAACTGGTTGGGCTTCTCTCTTTCCCCTCAAGAACTCCCATCACAATCTAATCATCATCAAGATCACTCTCAAAACACTTCCTCTCTTTTAGGCTTCCAGTCAGATGAAATCTCAGGCAGCGATGTCTCTGGCGAGTGCTTCGATCTCACTTCTGACTCAAGTGCTCCTTCTTTCAACCTCCCTGCCACTTTTGGTATTTTTGAAGGTTTCAGAAACAATCAATCTCAAG ATTGGAATATGAAGGCTTTAGGCATGAACCCAGATGCTGCCTACAAAACAAACTCAGACCTCGCTATGTTCATGGGTACTTCACGCAGTAGCCAAAACCTTGATCAGAATCAAGAACCCAAGTTGGAAAATTTCCTTGGCGGCTACTCCTTTGCCAATCACGAACACAAGATTCCTGCAGGTTGTAATGCTATGTACAAGTTCCAAAAATGCTCTTTGCAACAGGCTACGCCAAATGATAGAATAAGCATTGGAGAAGATAACAATAGTATCAATACTGGTAGTAATAGTAGTTCTATTGGGTTGTCCATGATCAAGACTTGGCTAAGGAACCAGCCTGCACCGACACAACAACAAGAGCACAAGAACAATGGCGGTGGTGCGCAAAGTTTGTCCCTTTCTGTGAGTACTGGGTCACAATCAGGCTCGCCTTTGCCACTTCTCACAGCAAATACTGGCGAAAGCAACAGTAATGGTGGAGATCATCACAGTTCTACTTCTTCTGATAacaagcagcagcagcagcaaaaGACAACAATAGGTCTCGATAGCCAAACCGCTGCTATTGAGGCAGTTCCCAGGAAATCTATTGATACTTTTGGCCAAAGAACATCTATTTATCGTGGTGTAACCAG ACATAGATGGACAGGCAGATATGAGGCTCATCTGTGGGATAATAGTTGCAGAAGAGAAGGACAAACTCGAAAGGGAAgacaag TTTATTTGG GTGGATATGATAAAGAAGAAAAGGCAGCAAGAGCATATGATTTAGCAGCACTGAAATACTGGGGCACCACTACCACGACAAATTTCCCT ATTAGCAACTATGAAAATGAGCTAGAAGAAATGAAGCACATGACCAGGCAGGAATATATTGCGTCCCTTCGAAG GAAGAGCAGTGGCTTTTCTCGGGGTGCATCCATCTATCGAGGTGTTACTAG ACACCATCAGCATGGAAGATGGCAAGCAAGGATTGGAAGAGTTGCTGGGAACAAAGATCTTTACTTGGGAACTTTCA GCACCCAAGAGGAAGCAGCAGAAGCTTATGACATTGCAGCCATAAAATTCCGTGGATTGAATGCAGTGACCAACTTCGACATGAGCAGATATGATGTAAACAGCATCCTGGAGAGCAGCACATTACCCATTGGAGGAGCAGCTAAGCGGTTGAAAGATGCAGAGCAGGCAGAAATGACAATAGATTCACACACAACAGAAAATGACAATATGAGTTCTCAGCTTACAGATGGAATCAGCAGCTATGGCATAGCACAACATCCCTGGCCTACTGTTGCATTTCAACAATCTCATCATCAACCTTTTAGCATGCACTATCCTTATGGGCAAAGGCTTTGGTGCAAGCAAGAACAAGACACTGAAGCCAATAACCATAGCTTtcatcatcatcaacttcaaTTGGGAAACACTCATAATTTCTTTCAGCCTTCCGTTTTGCATAACCTGATGAGCATCGATTCTTCTTCAATGGAACATAGCTCAGGGTCTAATTCAGTTATGTACAGCAGTGTAGTAGGAGATGGTAATAGTGGAGGCAATGGAAGCAATCAGGGAATGGGTTATGGAAGTTCCTATGCAATCCCAATGGTTACAACAGTTATAGGTAGTAATGATGAGGAACAAAATCAAGGGAATGGTTTTGGAGAAGTGAAGGTTCTTGGGTATGAAAATATATTGGGGTCATCAGATCCTTACCGTGGTAGAAACTTGTATTATTTTTCACAGCAATCAGCAGGAGGAGGTGTGGTGAAGGGAATAAGTGCATTTGATCAGGGGTCAGCATGCAACAATTGGGTTCCAACAGCAGTTCCTACACTTGGGCCAAGGTCAAGCAATATGGCCGTCTGCCATGGTGCTTCAACTTTTACAGTGTGGAGTGACACATAA